A single region of the Penaeus vannamei isolate JL-2024 chromosome 23, ASM4276789v1, whole genome shotgun sequence genome encodes:
- the ec gene encoding uncharacterized protein ec isoform X3, with protein sequence MKTDKVGKRTAVFQVSRVLWHLDIFRRSFRELNGHACMAEACIFCALKELFSQLQYSHESALPPDALRRALAQTFYNQQRFQLGFMDDAAECFENILLRIHFHIASGEAEDMCNARHCIPHQRFAMTLVEQSVCGDCGATSEPLPFTQMVHYVSASALTAQARQMQDPAVSGSQPQVALDMFGQLLKKAGGMGDIRDCPSACGAKIQICRTLMNRPEIVSIGVVWDSERPTLEHIMAVFATVGTTLRLRDVFQSVVDDRWAQHTQHQLVGVVTYYGKHYSTFFYHTKLRVWIYFDDATVREIGPHWEQVVDKCRRGHFQPLLLLYANPSGTPVPVDTAPRTVSLVPGHRTSNRAAQPPHKASAAGEPYSQATTRRAVTPNPEKCVDVGGPTPRRAITPSPEVAAQRDGHRDYQNIHAVTQVYQDGAGEPHSDDVFDQGTSNYRRQLESIKQSGSVLPNKPSIRGRLDSDDSVYAGRRNDSQRQERQRSVSCSGSGYNQHGNRNSNSSLEQFEKDGLKMPEGGNVPRRRDSGNWSGDRNSASSSSSTSLENPYLFIVGKAGRQPPSPTAKAPPSPSRGDHPEYANLGVGVPGHPHNHATNGQQPSAAPNGQYDPGYDSYSLSSNDSYPIQQNLKHNLQQLQQIPECVQASDSPGTYTGGSQQDSSSVSTLTESEAGGNCEALCLAADSLLEEARAREEAGDLPGALDLCNAAAAKTRAAMDAPYNNAHSLTFARMKHNTCVMRARSLHRRILIQEETAAWEGQYKMDAPHHSRQGSRDSQRSRTSRQGSREGSVHHSRQGSRDASSGSQARSQDQLDTAVTLAQTAEKLQTTNIEIYATLPKKGKKASEKMAKKEDVEVHIEKPKEKKTAEKTKEKAHKDKKSSKSRAVDSDYASDHSSKSSKKGADKDDVNAIVEVKEEKPIGKKQHKVRRKLLMGGLIRRKNRSMPDLREGQDGENPKAATDDLEVRSFSRPTTPSGEKTMAGYLSEGHLEYSNPNLERSKLMRKSFHGSVGKGLSPAKSAAALKVPPPIPQRINSQLSQNEKNQISQKNDKNSRKDEKKREKRPPYPLPPSDIEPENPPALPPRCYTPEIVNNNNNNNMLKTEPQSLPYIHTQMQQYDTYQTNSLPYNNPMYPEQHHQQPPGTPTQITVCADVHQEATPREAQQQMTYQQLHHHQQQQYAQQSHKQEPKIQQRQDDFQQLHQQQQQLYSKQNQQNHVSSSWPEISHSRQSSEDFPPPPPPLEEAVEDLKIRGLLPPPPPESRAIPEAHSAPEPSSLLAQLQQKRQQIVESKDTTGATTDDRVKPLPSKSSGDWLHELQAKQAAMRKKMQEQNGPTSGAQSEVKENNSNSAKENNINSVRNLASKFENVSVSTTKPEAGQDEVDSRLAPPAPQPSREEVTERQRVVSKEMFTREYTQCNSLQFPSHSGHESRLSSSYRTRTEHSESVNASNKDSVSDSAKEDSELNTSTDTTSSDGAKKKKSKKSVTFCDQVVLVATAEDEEEDAYIPNPILERVLKSAMTSSMSDTDTSSCGEPVSPRSNGPAQSSKPNVPTPQASPHYQSVTSQPQQQPQPQSQPQSQPQPQSHFPPAPPQTHATQSYPSQPAHYQAHPHPPHPHPAQSYPPPSAGQHPAQAYTSQSHSAQPHHTQPLHAHAHPSHPHGQQYQQPPQSSGGQVRLPPPYQPPPSVSKPLSSHVPPSHGQGSQMPHVVHGQSQQRTLSNGLHPGQMPHLIPAARPGQQQQAHHRHAPAQQQQQPPPHHYQQQPQQRASAVPYPGMMTRQNSSLGFQHHSETERTFPPYQRVPHPGHAQGQPQAHPQMHQAMHSQSRSGLPPHNHTSSAAYNRQQQSGHPVQQQVPHGHSLQQQQQPQHGSGYGSVGRGGVKGGPSHFCGPLDPSAIYTTVNKAGKKSNAAPASATGSALQPCNLCRKKCVNPPSTYCNDCDFYMSRFKPKA encoded by the exons GAACTCTTCTCACAGCTCCAGTACAGCCATGAGTCCGCGCTGCCGCCCGACGCGCTCCGCCGCGCCCTCGCCCAGACCTTCTACAACCAGCAGCGCTTCCAGCTGGGCTTCATGGACGACGCCGCCGAGTGCTTCGAGAACATTCTCCTGCGCATCCACTTCCACATCGCCAGCGGGGAGGCCGAGGACATGTGCAATGCCCGCCACTGCATCCCCCACCAGCGCTTCGCCATGACGCTGGTCGAGCAGAGCGTCTGCGGCGACTGCGGGGCCACGTCCGAGCCGCTGCCCTTCACGCAGATGGTGCACTACGTGTCGGCGTCGGCGCTCACCGCACAGGCCAGGCAGATGCAGGACCCCGCCGTGTCGGGCTCGCAGCCGCAGGTCGCCCTCGACATGTTCGGCCAGCTCCTGAAGAAGGCCGGAGGCATGGGAGACATCAGAGATTGCCCC AGTGCCTGCGGCGCCAAAATACAGATCTGCCGGACGCTGATGAACCGGCCCGAGATCGTGTCCATCGGTGTGGTGTGGGACTCGGAGCGACCGACGCTGGAGCACATCATGGCCGTGTTCGCCACCGTGGGCACGACGCTTCGACTCCGCGACGTGTTCCAGAGTGTCGTCGACGACCGCTGGGCTCAGCACACGCAGCACCAGCTGGTCGGAGTCGTCACCTACTATGGAAAGCATTACTCCACTTTCTTCTATCACACGAAGCTCCGAGTGTGGATATACTTCGACGATGCGACAGTACGAGAAATTGGACCGCACTGGGAGCAGGTCGTCGACAAGTGTCGTCGCGGCCACTTCCAGCCCCTCCTGCTGCTGTATGCCAACCCCAGTGGCACTCCCGTGCCCGTCGACACGGCCCCGCGGACGGTGTCCCTCGTGCCGGGCCACCGCACCAGCAACCGCGCCGCGCAGCCTCCCCACAAAGCCTCGGCGGCAGGGGAGCCCTACTCGCAGGCCACGACCCGCCGCGCCGTCACGCCCAACCCCGAGAAGTGCGTGGACGTGGGCGGGCCGACGCCGCGGCGCGCCATCACGCCCAGCCCCGAGGTGGCGGCCCAGCGCGACGGCCACCGCGACTACCAGAACATCCACGCCGTGACGCAGGTCTACCAGGACGGCGCCGGCGAGCCCCACAGCGACGACGTGTTCGACCAGGGCACGTCCAACTACCGGCGCCAGCTGGAGAGCATCAAGCAGAGCGGTTCCGTCCTGCCCAACAAGCCCAGCATCCGCGGCCGACTCGACTCCGACGACTCCGTCTACGCCGGCAGGAGAAACGACTCGCAGCGGCAGGAGCGCCAGCGGTCCGTCAGCTGCAGCGGCAGCGGCTACAATCAGCACGGCAACAGGAACAGCAACTCGTCCCTCGAGCAGTTCGAGAAGGACGGCCTCAAGATGCCCGAGGGCGGAAACGTTCCTCGACGCCGCGACTCCGGCAACTGGAGCGGCGACCGCAACAgcgcgtcgtcgtcgtcgtcgacgTCGCTCGAGAACCCGTACCTGTTCATCGTGGGCAAGGCCGGCCGCCAGCCCCCCTCGCCCACCGCCAAGGCGCCGCCCAGCCCATCGCGCGGCGACCACCCCGAGTACGCCAACCTGGGCGTGGGCGTCCCCGGCCACCCGCACAACCACGCCACCAACGGGCAGCAGCCCAGCGCGGCGCCCAACGGCCAGTACGACCCCGGCTACGACTCCTACTCGCTCTCTTCGAACGACTCCTATCCAATTCAGCAGAATCTGAAGCATAACTTGCAG CAGCTTCAACAAATCCCCGAATGTGTGCAGGCTAGCGACAGCCCCGGAACGTACACGGGCGGGAGTCAGCAAGATAGCAGCAGCGTCAGCACACTGACAGAAAGCGAAGCTGGAGGAAACTGCGAGGCTTTGTGCCTGGCTGCTGACTCGCTGCTGGAGGAAGCCAGAGCGCGCGAGGAGGCTGGGGACCTTCCC GGCGCCCTCGACCTGTGCAATGCCGCCGCGGCCAAGACCCGAGCCGCCATGGACGCCCCCTACAACAACGCCCACTCGCTGACCTTCGCGCGCATGAAGCACAACACGTGCGTCATGCGGGCGAGGTCTCTGCACCGACGCATCCTCATCCAGGAGGAGACTGCCGCTTGGGAAGGCCAATACAAAATGG ATGCGCCCCACCACAGTCGCCAGGGCTCGCGGGACTCCCAGCGATCCCGCACCAGCCGCCAGGGCTCGCGCGAGGGCTCCGTCCACCACAGCCGCCAGGGATCCCGTGACGCCTCCAGCGGCTCCCAGGCCAGGTCGCAGGACCAGCTGGACACGGCCGTCACCCTGGCACAGACAGCGGAAAAGTTGCAGACGACAAACATCGAAATCTATGCGACTCTGcccaagaagggaaagaaggcgtCGGAGAAGATGGCGAAGAAGGAGGACGTGGAAGTGCACATCGAGAagccgaaggagaagaagacggccgagaagacgaaggagaaggccCACAAGGACAAGAAGAGCTCCAAGTCCCGAGCCGTGGACAGCGACTACGCCAGCGACCACAGCTCCAAGAGTTCAAAGAAGGGAGCCGACAAGGACGACGTGAACGCCATCGTGGAGGTCAAGGAAGAGAAGCCTATCGGGAAGAAGCAGCACAAGGTCAGGCGGAAGCTGCTAATGGGCGGCCTCATCCGGCGCAAGAACCGCAGCATGCCGGACCTCCGCGAGGGCCAGGACGGAGAGAACCCGAAGGCGGCCACCGACGACCTGGAAGTCCGAAGCTTCTCCCGACCGACCACGCCCTCGGGGGAGAAGACCATGGCTGGCTACCTGAGCGAGGGCCACCTGGAGTACAGCAACCCTAACCTGGAGCGCAGCAAACTCATGAGGAAGAGCTTCCACGGTAGCGTCGGCAAGGGGCTGTCCCCAGCTAAGTCCGCCGCGGCCCTGAAGGtgcctcctcccattccccagcGCATCAATTCCCAGCTTTCACAGAACGAAAAGAATCAAATATCGCAGAAGAACGATAAAAATAGCCGAAAGgacgagaagaagcgagagaagcgGCCGCCGTATCCTCTCCCTCCAAGTGACATTGAGCCGGAGAACCCGCCCGCCCTTCCGCCTCGCTGTTATACGCCAGAGAtcgtaaacaacaacaataacaataacatgctGAAAACCGAACCACAGTCGCTGCCGTACATCCACACGCAAATGCAGCAGTACGATACCTACCAGACCAACTCTCTTCCTTATAACAACCCGATGTACCCGGAGCAGCATCACCAGCAGCCACCAGGTACACCGACGCAGATAACCGTGTGCGCCGACGTGCACCAGGAGGCCACTCCGAGGGAGGCCCAGCAGCAGATGACCTACCAGCAGCTGCATCACCATCAACAGCAGCAGTATGCTCAGCAGTCTCACAAACAAGAGCCGAAAATACAACAGCGACAAGACGATTTCCAGCAGctgcatcagcagcagcagcaactttATTCCAAACAGAATCAACAGAATCACGTTTCTTCATCTTGGCCCGAAATCTCGCACTCAAGACAAAGCAGTGaagactttcctcctcctcctcctccactggaGGAGGCTGTGGAGGATCTGAAAATTCGGGgactcctccccccgcccccaccagaGTCCAGGGCTATACCCGAGGCCCACAGCGCCCCCGAGCCCTCGAGTCTGTTGGCTCAGCTCCAGCAGAAGCGGCAGCAGATCGTCGAGAGCAAGGACACGACTGGCGCCACGACCGATGATCGGGTGAAGCCATTGCCGTCGAAGAGCAGCGGCGATTGGCTGCATGAGCTGCAGGCCAAGCAGGCAGCCATGCGCAAGAAAATGCAAGAACAAAACGGACCCACGTCAGGGGCACAATCTGAGGTAAAAGAGAACAACAGTAACAGTGCTAAGGAAAACAATATTAATTCTGTAAGGAACTTGGCCTCCAAGTTTGAGAATGTGAGTGTGTCTACGACGAAACCAGAAGCGGGCCAAGACGAGGTCGACAGCCGTCTGGCGCCTCCTGCCCCTCAGCCCTCGCGCGAGGAAGTGACCGAGCGGCAGCGTGTTGTGAGTAAAGAAATGTTTACGAGAGAATACACCCAGTGTAACTCTTTACAATTTCCGTCCCACAGTGGACATGAGAGCAGACTTAGTTCCTCTTATCGGACACGGACCGAACACAGTGAAAGTGTTAATGCTAGTAATAAGGATAGTGTTAGTGACAGTGCCAAAGAAGATTCTGAACttaacacaagcacagacacgaCGTCTAGTGATGGcgctaaaaagaaaaaatccaagaaGAGTGTGACCTTCTGTGACCAAGTGGTGCTCGTTGCGACggccgaggacgaggaggaggacgcctaCATCCCCAACCCAATCCTCGAGAGGGTCCTGAAGTCCGCGATGACATCCTCGATGTCTGACACAGATACTTCCTCCTGTGGGGAACCTGTGAGCCCGAGATCGAATGGCCCAGCTCAGTCCTCGAAGCCTAACGTACCCACACCTCAGGCGAGCCCCCATTACCAGTCCGTCACATCCCAACCCCAGCAGCAACCCCAGCCTCAATCCCAGCCCCAGTCCCAACCCCAGCCCCAGTCCCACTTCCCTCCGGCGCCGCCACAGACGCACGCCACCCAGAGTTACCCCAGCCAGCCTGCCCATTACCAggcccatccccaccctcctcatcCGCATCCCGCGCAGTCTTACCCCCCTCCGTCTGCCGGCCAGCATCCAGCTCAAGCCTATACCAGCCAGTCCCATTCTGCTCAACCCCATCACACCCAGCCTCTGCACGCCCACGCGCACCCATCACACCCTCACGGCCAGCAGTACCAGCAGCCACCTCAGAGTAGCGGTGGGCAGGTGAGGCTTCCGCCACCCTACCAGCCTCCCCCCAGTGTGTCCAAACCCCTGAGTTCACATGTCCCTCCCAGCCACGGCCAGGGCAGTCAGATGCCCCACGTTGTCCACGGGCAGAGCCAGCAGCGTACCCTGTCCAACGGCCTCCACCCCGGACAGATGCCTCACCTGATTCCGGCGGCCAGACCGGGGCAACAGCAGCAGGCACACCACAGACATGCACcagcacagcagcagcagcagcctccGCCACACCACTACCAGCAGCAACCGCAGCAGAGAGCGTCTGCTGTGCCCTACCCGGGGATGATGACTCGCCAGAACAGCAGCCTTGGATTCCAGCACCACTCGGAGACGGAGCGAACGTTCCCTCCCTACCAGCGAGTGCCACATCCGGGCCACGCGCAGGGTCAGCCACAGGCACACCCGCAAATGCACCAAGCCATGCATTCCCAGAGCCGTTCTGGCCTGCCGCCCCACAACCACACGTCGTCTGCAGCCTACAACCGTCAGCAGCAGTCCGGCCATCCAGTACAGCAGCAGGTCCCTCACGGCCACTCcctgcagcaacagcagcagccgcAGCACGGGTCGGGGTACGGAAGTGTGGGTCGCGGCGGAGTCAAGGGAGGCCCCAGTCACTTCTGCGGCCCACTGGACCCGTCAGCCATCTACACCACAGTCAACAAGGCAGGCAAGAAGTCCAACGCGGCTCCAGCCTCGGCCACGGGCAGCGCTCTCCAGCCGTGCAACTTGTGTCGGAAGAAGTGCGTCAACCCGCCTTCTACTTACTGCAATGACTGCGATTTCTACATGTCCAGATTTAAGCCGAAAGCTTAA